One Setaria viridis chromosome 7, Setaria_viridis_v4.0, whole genome shotgun sequence genomic region harbors:
- the LOC117863697 gene encoding cyclin-T1-2 isoform X2 produces MYRRDTAAAQRIRQKDVFEKQKALILIGERLVLTTIRFDFNIQHPYRPLFDAMTNLGINQKEVKQVAWNFVNDWLKTTLCLQYKPQYIAAGSLYLAAKLHNIKLPLHGARVWWHQFDVAPKPLEAVIQQMMEHAAVKKLMPARPSPVKQKEVPCEAKLHISNSPDSVLNQSSLLISSSSPDIGEPSDHMQVDTCQYLISSHTGDGSVSGPDSSLLNGSAYINVSSKAHDEESLDQASITKHDDEMMSCSNQTSLYAVAATDGSAECMKQDVSHCTVNGKNLNQASGNWHGDSANPLPVVTALGAKADKESTRCVDPSIGSSNRCTDSLNADILRTDQRLADAASVPIDHAPSASPVVVEADPLRAELKKVDVARIKDLLLKRKRKKEIQEQAVGSDDLSEEAWIERELESGIITKQEPAASDGLSDEAWIERELESGIVVGPRNKQAITLDGLSEDDWIERELESGIIVEPAPASKKQKLKTSCC; encoded by the exons ATGTATAGGCGGGACACTGCTGCAGCTCAAAGGATCCGCCAGAAG GATGTTTTTGAGAAGCAGAAAGCACTAATTTTGATCGGAGAGAGATTGGTTCTTACAACTATTCGATTTGATTTCAACATTCAGCATCCTTATAGACCACTTTTTGATGCTATGACAAATCTAGGCATCAATCAGAAGGAAGTGAAACAAGTAGCATGGAACTTTGTGAATGATTG GCTTAAAACAACACTGTGCCTACAGTATAAACCACAGTATATTGCTGCTGGTTCACTTTACCTGGCTGCAAAGCTTCACAATATTAAGCTTCCGTTGCATGGAGCGCGTGTCTGGTGGCACCAATTTGATGTTGCACCGAAGCCTCTGGAAG CTGTCATTCAGCAAATGATGGAGCATGCTGCTGTGAAAAAACTGATGCCTGCTCGTCCCAGTCCAGTTAAGCAGAAGGAAGTTCCATGTGAAGCTAAACTGCACATATCTAACAGCCCGGACTCTGTGTTGAATCAATCAAGCTTGTTAATAAGCAGCTCAAGTCCTGATATTGGTGAGCCCAGTGACCACATGCAGGTGGATACCTGTCAATACTTGATAAGCAGCCATACAGGTGATGGTAGTGTCTCAGGCCCTGACAGCAGTTTGTTGAATGGAAGTGCTTATATAAATGTTTCTAGTAAAGCACATGATGAAGAGAGCTTGGATCAGGCCTCAATAACCAAACATGATGATGAGATGATGTCATGTAGTAATCAGACATCATTATATGCAGTTGCAGCCACTGACGGCAGTGCTGAATGTATGAAGCAGGATGTAAGCCACTGCACAGTCAATGGCAAAAACTTGAACCAGGCATCAGGAAATTGGCATGGTGATAGTGCAAACCCATTACCTGTGGTGACAGCACTGGGTGCCAAGGCTGACAAAGAAAGCACTCGGTGTGTGGACCCATCGATTGGAAGCTCTAATCGTTGTACTGACAGTCTCAATGCAGATATCTTGCGCACTGATCAGAGATTGGCTGATGCTGCTTCAGTACCCATTGACCATGCACCATCTGCATCGCCAGTTGTGGTGGAGGCTGATCCTTTGAGGGCAGAACTTAAAAAGGTTGATGTTGCCAGAATAAAGGATTTATtgttgaagaggaagaggaagaaagagatccaaGAGCAAGCCGTTGGTTCAGACGACCTCAGTGAAGAAGCCTGGATTGAGAGAGAGCTCGAGTCTGGGATTATTACAAAACAAGAACCTGCTGCCTCAGATGGATTGAGTGATGAAGCCTGGATCGAGAGGGAGCTCGAATCAGGGATTGTGGTTGGACCAAGAAACAAGCAGGCAATCACTTTAGATGGTTTGAGTGAAGATGATTGGATCGAGAGAGAGCTCGAGTCTGGAATTATTGTTGAGCCAGCGCCTGCCAGCAAGAAGCAGAAGCTAAAGACAAGCTGCTGCTAG